The genome window TGATTGAGGGAATAGATCCATTCGATAAGTTTGGAATCCCGCGCGAGATTCTTTCCGAAAAAATGATAGAGTGTGTGTTGGTTGACGAGGATCTCGTCGAGTTTGGATTCCCATTCGGTCGTGTCGAAGGATTCGTCCAAACCTAAACGATTTTTTGCCTGTTCCTTTCCGATCCGAATCCCGGTCCAGATCTCTTTTTCCTTGTCCTTGGGAAGAACGAAGACGGCTTTATAAGAATTTTTTAATATTAGAATTCCGTCGGATTCGTCGAGGCCGGTGAGATAGTAATAATCCGAATCCTGACGAAACTTATAGTCCACGTCCCGATTTCGGATCAAATGAGAGGCCGCAAAAACGATCAAGACCTCCCCTTCCTTGAGTCTTTTCTGTACGTCCGCGATTCTTTGTTTGTACGGATTCTGATTCATTTGGAAAACCCTTTTACTAATTGGACGGAAGTTTCGAACAGTTTGTCCGTGTCCTGTTCCTTCATACAACGAAAATGTCCTTCGGGACAAACCCTTCCTCCGTGAATTCCGCAAGGACGGCAATACAATCCTTGGATCTCGGAGATATAGGAAGAATCCGAAAGCGGAGTATAACCGAAATCGGGCACGGTGGCACCAAAGACGGCTAACGTGGGAATGTTGAACGCGGAGGCGAAGTGGATCGGGGATGAATCGTTGCTGACCATCAAAGCCGCTTTGGATACGAGAAAGGACAGCTCGGGGAGATTGGTTTTCCCGGCAAGATTGATCGCGTAACCGGCTCCCACTTCTTCGCAGAGTTCCACGTCGGCTTTGGAACCGATGAGTACGACCTTCTTACCGGTTTCTTTTGCGAGACGTTCCCCTAAGACGCGGAACTTGGGAGCGGGCATACGTTTGGTTTCCCAGACGGAGCTTGGAGCGAGCAACACGAAGTTTCCCGGCTCGAGTCCGTTCTCTTTCATCAACACCCGCACGCGAAACACGGATTCTTCCTTCCAAAACAGTTCGGGGCGTTTCGGAATTTTGGAAACTTCCTCCTTGTCGTATAACAAAGAGAAGAGTTTTTCCGCCTCGTGCATTCCGCGGATCGGTCTCGGAATTTTTTTAGTGAGTAAAAAGGAAAATCCGGCGGACTCGTAACCGATTCTTACCTTGGCTCCGCTCGCAAATCCGATCAGAGTGGATCGAAAGGAAAAATGAGGCAGAAGACAAAGCGTATAACGTTCCTTCCTCAATCCGAACAGAAAGG of Leptospira sanjuanensis contains these proteins:
- a CDS encoding glycosyltransferase family 9 protein, which produces MNEKILLIQTAFLGDLILTTSFFREVKKKYPNSHLTVLVNKGTEAVLEANPHIDRLIPLDKKEFKKSFWKFFSFLFGLRKERYTLCLLPHFSFRSTLIGFASGAKVRIGYESAGFSFLLTKKIPRPIRGMHEAEKLFSLLYDKEEVSKIPKRPELFWKEESVFRVRVLMKENGLEPGNFVLLAPSSVWETKRMPAPKFRVLGERLAKETGKKVVLIGSKADVELCEEVGAGYAINLAGKTNLPELSFLVSKAALMVSNDSSPIHFASAFNIPTLAVFGATVPDFGYTPLSDSSYISEIQGLYCRPCGIHGGRVCPEGHFRCMKEQDTDKLFETSVQLVKGFSK